A single Anopheles funestus chromosome 2RL, idAnoFuneDA-416_04, whole genome shotgun sequence DNA region contains:
- the LOC125764141 gene encoding N-alpha-acetyltransferase 80-like, with translation MTLPPQPVPSEPYRVVPIHKHRELMDQCIALINAEWPRSYTARLWSLESSKETLPTSFVLTTNVNKETIVLAHAKLSPIPADRDAVFVESVVVARERRGQGIGRLLMQEVERHCFKSLHLKKIYLSTIDQEAFYAKLGYKLCSAINIFGSRPTLNKSTKKIWMFKSADS, from the coding sequence ATGACACTTCCACCTCAACCCGTACCTAGTGAACCGTACAGAGTGGTTCCAATCCATAAGCATCGCGAACTGATGGATCAGTGCATTGCGCTTATTAATGCTGAATGGCCACGCTCGTACACGGCTCGGCTCTGGAGTTTGGAATCATCGAAGGAAACGTTACCGACCAGCTTCGTGCTGACGACGAACGTGAATAAAGAAACAATCGTCCTGGCACACGCCAAACTTTCACCCATCCCTGCCGATCGCGATGCCGTGTTTGTGGAAAGCGTAGTTGTAGCACGCGAACGTCGTGGTCAAGGCATTGGGCGGTTGCTAATGCAAGAGGTGGAAAGGCATTGTTTCAAGAGTTTGCATCTGAAGAAAATTTACCTTTCCACAATCGACCAGGAAGCATTTTACGCGAAGCTCGGGTACAAGCTGTGCAGTGCAATTAACATTTTCGGGTCACGTCCCACGCTTAACAAGAGTACCAAGAAAATTTGGATGTTCAAGAGTGCGGACAGTTAG